The Victivallis lenta genome window below encodes:
- a CDS encoding alpha-galactosidase → MGMILSDCSAAGPVPTGCFASLNAGVVKLGNRRFSRSWHITRSGLVPLSVLFDGRELLSPAPVPETEEAVVPRFRVAGSPLTEVGAPALHAFLELDAPGGVISYHFAVTPGVPAVTVERIAPQQTESVRRTGGDEPTGLETDPAAAAETDEAACCEFFRPGCAHLKLRFFRFADQTDRHDNLLQIEELRLSPAEPLSLRGTLFAVEDPLSGQGIVLLKFAPLPERRPLPDPVDFEWDTAAFALCSDRYPWAVIGYDGGMTGLTRALHLYQQELRIVKPGRDGLALSNTWGDRNRDQALNEAFMLSEIDIASSLGIDVCQIDDGWQGGVTVNSSKAQEAGGGVWEGYHAADPEFWRVHAGRFPNGLAPLVKRAAERKVGLGLWFSPDSSNDFANWRRDVDTVCRLQREFGVEWIKIDGVKSRTREGEANLRRFFAEAIRRTAGALTFDLDVTAEIRPGYFGMPSCGTLFVENRYTDWHRWWPYATFRNLWQLSQAIPPVRLRFECLNPKRNMDKYRNDPLAPAGYPLDWIFASVMAASPLIWCELSGLSAESRTELGRILPVWRGFRDELHAGVAYPVGPCPDGTTTSGFFTTTADESTCHLILLRDLDAAPEREFELPVRLSEYAVTTVMGEGSVKPAAEKRLRCTLPPRRSYLWLRLSR, encoded by the coding sequence ATGGGGATGATCCTGTCCGACTGTTCCGCCGCCGGCCCTGTGCCGACCGGCTGTTTCGCCTCTTTGAATGCCGGAGTCGTCAAGCTCGGCAACCGCCGTTTTTCGCGCAGCTGGCACATAACCCGAAGCGGGCTTGTGCCGCTGTCGGTCCTGTTCGACGGCCGTGAACTGCTTTCGCCGGCACCGGTTCCGGAAACGGAGGAGGCGGTCGTTCCGCGTTTCCGGGTCGCCGGTTCTCCGCTGACGGAGGTCGGAGCTCCGGCGCTCCATGCATTCCTGGAACTCGATGCGCCCGGAGGCGTGATCTCCTATCATTTCGCCGTGACGCCCGGAGTTCCGGCCGTCACGGTCGAGCGGATTGCGCCGCAGCAGACAGAGAGCGTCCGCCGTACCGGCGGCGACGAGCCGACCGGCCTCGAAACTGACCCCGCAGCGGCGGCGGAAACGGATGAAGCTGCGTGCTGTGAATTCTTCCGGCCAGGCTGCGCCCATTTGAAGCTCCGCTTTTTCCGGTTTGCGGACCAGACGGACCGTCACGACAACCTGCTGCAGATTGAGGAGCTCCGCCTCTCCCCGGCCGAGCCGCTTTCGCTGCGCGGGACGCTGTTTGCGGTGGAGGACCCGCTTTCGGGGCAGGGGATCGTTCTGTTGAAATTCGCGCCGCTGCCGGAGCGCCGTCCGCTGCCGGACCCGGTTGATTTCGAATGGGATACGGCGGCTTTTGCTCTTTGCAGCGACCGTTATCCGTGGGCTGTGATCGGCTATGACGGCGGCATGACCGGGTTGACGCGGGCGCTGCATCTGTACCAGCAGGAGCTGCGCATCGTGAAGCCGGGGCGCGACGGCCTCGCGCTTTCAAACACCTGGGGCGACCGCAACCGCGACCAGGCGTTGAACGAGGCGTTCATGCTTTCCGAGATCGATATCGCCTCTTCACTCGGCATCGACGTCTGTCAGATCGACGACGGCTGGCAGGGCGGCGTCACGGTCAACTCCTCGAAAGCGCAGGAGGCCGGCGGGGGCGTCTGGGAGGGATATCACGCCGCCGATCCGGAGTTCTGGCGTGTGCATGCCGGACGGTTCCCGAACGGCCTCGCTCCGCTGGTGAAACGGGCCGCCGAGCGGAAGGTCGGTCTCGGGCTCTGGTTTTCACCCGACTCCTCGAATGACTTTGCGAACTGGCGCAGGGACGTCGATACCGTATGCCGCCTGCAGCGGGAATTCGGCGTTGAATGGATCAAGATCGACGGCGTCAAGTCGCGCACCCGCGAAGGGGAGGCGAATCTGCGCCGCTTCTTTGCGGAGGCGATCCGGCGCACGGCGGGAGCGCTGACCTTCGACCTCGATGTGACCGCCGAAATCCGGCCCGGTTATTTCGGCATGCCGTCCTGTGGAACGCTCTTTGTCGAAAACCGGTATACGGACTGGCATCGCTGGTGGCCGTATGCGACGTTCCGCAATCTCTGGCAGCTGTCGCAGGCGATCCCGCCGGTCCGGCTCCGCTTCGAGTGTCTGAATCCGAAGCGCAACATGGACAAGTACCGGAACGATCCGCTTGCTCCGGCCGGTTATCCGCTGGATTGGATTTTCGCGTCGGTGATGGCGGCTTCGCCGCTGATCTGGTGCGAACTCTCCGGGCTGTCGGCGGAGTCGCGCACGGAACTCGGCCGGATCCTTCCGGTCTGGCGGGGCTTCCGGGACGAGCTGCATGCGGGAGTCGCCTATCCGGTCGGGCCGTGTCCGGACGGGACGACCACCTCCGGCTTCTTCACGACGACGGCGGACGAATCGACCTGCCACCTGATTCTGCTGCGCGACCTCGATGCGGCGCCGGAGCGCGAATTCGAATTACCGGTCCGGCTCTCCGAATACGCGGTCACGACCGTCATGGGGGAGGGGAGTGTGAAACCCGCAGCGGAGAAACGGCTCCGCTGCACGCTGCCGCCTCGCCGCAGTTACCTCTGGCTCAGGCTGTCGCGGTAG
- a CDS encoding uroporphyrinogen decarboxylase family protein, with the protein MLKKELSRVAPDYRRMVAAAENCRSEILPLYEHNVSCKIIDELAGSDVCGRMESGDFDAAFAAYGEFFRLAGYDVVTFEYCIGAAMPPGGALRGGMGPIQSRADLEAFPWEQVPDRYWDLAAPMFEALGRRMPYGMKAIGGVGNGAFELAEDLVGLQYLPFLEADDPEAHAELYRRIGDLMETIWTRFLKEFGELYCVCRIGDDLGFRSSLLTMPDTVRQLVIPQYKRVIDRVHAAGKPFLLHCCGCIFEVMDDLIAAGIDAKHSNEDAIAPFERWIHDYSDRIGLFGGIDMDFIVSRSPEEIRRKIDAEAPRFRDLANGFAIGTGNSIPDYVPAENYLAMLEAVNAYRDSLSQR; encoded by the coding sequence ATGTTGAAAAAAGAGTTGTCCCGCGTGGCGCCGGACTACCGGCGCATGGTCGCTGCGGCCGAAAACTGCCGCAGTGAAATCCTGCCGCTCTACGAGCATAACGTATCCTGCAAAATCATCGACGAACTGGCCGGCAGCGATGTCTGCGGCCGGATGGAGTCCGGTGACTTCGATGCGGCGTTTGCCGCCTATGGAGAGTTCTTCCGGCTGGCCGGATATGATGTCGTCACCTTCGAATACTGCATCGGCGCGGCCATGCCGCCGGGCGGAGCGCTGCGCGGCGGCATGGGGCCGATCCAGAGCCGGGCGGATCTCGAAGCGTTTCCGTGGGAGCAGGTTCCGGACCGCTACTGGGATCTGGCCGCACCGATGTTCGAAGCGCTCGGCCGCCGGATGCCGTACGGCATGAAGGCGATCGGCGGCGTCGGGAACGGCGCCTTCGAACTCGCCGAAGATCTCGTCGGGCTGCAGTACCTGCCGTTCCTGGAAGCTGACGATCCCGAGGCTCATGCCGAGCTCTACCGGAGAATCGGAGACCTGATGGAAACGATCTGGACGCGATTCCTGAAGGAGTTCGGAGAGCTCTACTGCGTCTGCCGGATCGGCGACGACCTCGGCTTCCGCAGCTCGCTGCTGACCATGCCGGACACCGTCCGCCAACTGGTCATTCCGCAATACAAGCGGGTCATCGACCGCGTGCATGCCGCCGGAAAGCCGTTCCTGCTGCACTGCTGCGGATGCATTTTTGAAGTCATGGACGACCTGATCGCGGCCGGCATCGACGCGAAACATTCGAATGAAGACGCGATCGCTCCGTTCGAACGCTGGATTCACGATTATTCGGATCGGATCGGCCTCTTCGGCGGCATCGACATGGACTTCATCGTGTCGCGCTCCCCCGAAGAGATCCGCCGGAAAATCGACGCCGAGGCTCCGCGCTTCCGTGATCTCGCCAACGGCTTCGCCATCGGAACCGGCAATTCGATTCCGGACTATGTTCCGGCGGAAAACTACCTCGCCATGCTCGAAGCGGTCAACGCCTACCGCGACAGCCTGAGCCAGAGGTAA
- a CDS encoding TIM barrel protein has translation MNPLRLSLADWCFRPPEAAAEAWFRQVRAMGYDGVELVPAERRQAALDAGLEIVSLAGPGMADGFSRRANRAKLTDELKRLADEASACGAPYLVVFSGNRGGMSREEGFENCREAFSGLLPELRGSGVKLLFEMLNSFDHKDYLADREAFGFELADALDDPDFLLLYDVYHMAKAGDDPYDSVPRHIDRIGHFHIAALEKRGFPAEGAAIDYRRLLLPVRETYTGFFGMEFLSGNPAEDAAKAEKLFRSYAGTETVKELRHSC, from the coding sequence GTGAATCCTCTTCGACTCAGCCTCGCCGACTGGTGTTTCCGCCCGCCGGAGGCTGCTGCCGAAGCGTGGTTCCGTCAGGTTCGGGCGATGGGGTACGACGGGGTCGAGCTCGTGCCCGCCGAGCGGCGGCAGGCGGCTCTCGATGCCGGACTTGAAATCGTCAGCCTCGCCGGTCCCGGCATGGCGGACGGCTTCAGCCGCCGGGCCAACCGCGCGAAGCTGACGGACGAGCTCAAACGGCTCGCCGATGAAGCTTCCGCCTGCGGAGCGCCGTACCTGGTCGTCTTCAGCGGGAACCGCGGCGGCATGAGCAGAGAGGAAGGGTTCGAAAACTGCCGCGAAGCTTTTTCCGGGCTGCTGCCGGAATTGCGGGGCAGCGGGGTGAAACTGCTTTTCGAGATGCTGAACTCCTTTGATCACAAGGATTATCTGGCTGACCGCGAAGCATTCGGTTTCGAGCTGGCGGATGCCCTTGACGATCCTGATTTTCTGCTGTTGTACGACGTTTACCATATGGCGAAAGCGGGCGACGACCCGTATGACAGCGTTCCCCGGCATATCGACCGGATCGGCCACTTTCACATCGCGGCACTCGAAAAGCGCGGCTTCCCGGCGGAAGGGGCCGCGATCGACTACCGCCGGCTCCTGCTCCCGGTCAGGGAAACGTACACCGGATTCTTCGGCATGGAGTTCCTGAGCGGAAATCCGGCCGAAGATGCGGCAAAAGCCGAAAAACTGTTCCGGAGTTACGCCGGAACAGAGACAGTCAAGGAGTTAAGGCATTCATGTTGA
- a CDS encoding SDR family NAD(P)-dependent oxidoreductase, with the protein MMEASLQGKVAVVTGGAKGIGAAVVRRLSNDGAQVIVADIDEKSGTELAGASARVSFVRCDVSDEKQILAVLDKVDSRFGRLDILVNDAAWQLNKPLLETTTEEFEQVMRINVTGSFIFLRESAKRMIAKGIPGAIVNFASTFAVVGSPGYLAYHASKGAIASMTRAAAIALQPHGIRVNAVAPGTVDTPGLHDGARDTGDERRGLESFLALQPLKRFGQPEEIANVVRFLVDEQASFVHGAVVMADGGYTIV; encoded by the coding sequence ATGATGGAAGCCTCATTACAGGGAAAAGTCGCAGTTGTCACGGGGGGAGCCAAGGGAATCGGAGCCGCCGTCGTGCGGCGTCTGTCGAACGACGGCGCACAGGTGATTGTCGCTGATATTGATGAAAAGAGCGGAACGGAGCTTGCCGGAGCGTCTGCGAGGGTGTCGTTCGTCCGCTGCGACGTCTCCGACGAGAAGCAGATTCTCGCGGTGCTGGATAAGGTCGACAGCCGTTTCGGGCGGCTCGATATTCTGGTCAACGACGCCGCGTGGCAGTTGAATAAGCCCTTGCTCGAAACGACGACGGAGGAGTTCGAACAGGTTATGCGGATCAATGTGACCGGCAGCTTCATTTTCCTGCGTGAAAGCGCGAAGCGCATGATTGCAAAGGGAATTCCCGGCGCGATTGTGAATTTCGCCTCGACTTTTGCGGTGGTGGGTTCTCCCGGATATCTGGCCTATCATGCCTCGAAAGGGGCGATCGCCTCAATGACGCGTGCCGCCGCGATTGCATTGCAGCCGCACGGCATCCGGGTGAACGCCGTCGCGCCGGGAACGGTCGATACGCCGGGACTTCATGACGGAGCGCGCGATACCGGCGACGAGCGGCGCGGGCTTGAGAGCTTTCTCGCGCTGCAGCCGCTGAAGCGGTTCGGGCAGCCGGAGGAGATTGCGAACGTGGTCCGTTTTCTCGTGGACGAACAGGCCTCCTTCGTTCACGGCGCGGTGGTCATGGCCGACGGCGGTTACACGATCGTATAA
- a CDS encoding EamA family transporter — protein MNDKVKGFVVGAVAAATYGMNPLFALPLYKEGLSADSVLFYRYSMAVAMLGVIMKFTKQSFALKRRELLPLVIGGLLFSGSSLFLFLSYRHMDAGIASTILFVYPVMVAVIMALFFHEKITPVTVFSIVLALSGIALLYKGGDGGPLSFAGITLVMLSALAYAIYIVGVKVSALRELPGAVLTFYALLFGLSIYVVRLKFGLELQWIPSWTALANILMIAFLPTVISLVCTALAIRYIGATPTAILGALEPVTAVFFGVMVFGEQLTFRLATGIVMIIVSVSLIITGKAAAGRLNDAWFRLVKHYSRK, from the coding sequence ATGAACGATAAAGTCAAGGGCTTCGTTGTCGGAGCCGTCGCCGCGGCCACATACGGCATGAATCCGCTCTTCGCCCTGCCGCTCTACAAGGAGGGACTGAGCGCGGATTCGGTTCTCTTCTACCGCTATTCGATGGCAGTGGCGATGCTCGGCGTCATAATGAAATTCACGAAGCAGTCCTTTGCGCTGAAGCGGAGGGAACTCCTTCCGCTCGTCATCGGCGGGCTTCTGTTCTCCGGGTCCTCGCTCTTCTTATTCCTCTCCTACCGCCATATGGATGCGGGAATCGCATCGACGATCCTCTTCGTCTATCCGGTCATGGTGGCGGTCATCATGGCGCTGTTCTTCCATGAAAAAATCACGCCGGTGACGGTGTTCAGCATTGTGCTGGCCCTTTCCGGCATCGCGCTGCTGTACAAGGGCGGGGACGGCGGACCGCTCAGTTTTGCCGGGATCACGCTTGTGATGCTCTCGGCCCTCGCCTACGCAATTTACATCGTCGGAGTCAAGGTGTCGGCGCTGCGGGAGCTGCCGGGGGCGGTCCTGACCTTCTACGCGCTGCTTTTCGGGCTGTCGATCTATGTGGTGCGGCTGAAATTCGGGCTGGAACTGCAATGGATTCCCTCCTGGACGGCGCTGGCGAACATTCTCATGATCGCATTCCTTCCGACGGTGATTTCGCTGGTCTGCACGGCGCTGGCGATCCGTTACATCGGTGCGACGCCGACCGCGATTCTCGGCGCCCTCGAGCCGGTCACCGCCGTTTTTTTCGGCGTGATGGTGTTCGGTGAACAACTGACCTTCCGGCTGGCGACCGGGATTGTGATGATCATCGTCTCCGTTTCGCTGATCATCACGGGGAAAGCGGCTGCCGGACGCCTGAACGACGCCTGGTTCCGGCTGGTGAAGCATTACAGCAGGAAATAG
- a CDS encoding family 78 glycoside hydrolase catalytic domain, whose protein sequence is MSIEKAVWIRAAGEVLPHQFSQFRRRVDLPEAAEAVLRVSADSDFVAYWDGRELMRGQFSDYPAEKTYSEIRFRAEAGTHLLFFDVYYCGIDFSTGIRGDAGFWAEFGAGDSICGSTPAWEARINPAFLRDRLDKLTSQLGMVVGYDARCEDDESGWCAAVESARRGRPVPRPVPLLVNREPVPGRLIRRGSLRRESREGSYAEQVAADRYGDSPGNGFWFLYDLGSEYAGLIETEVDLPPGTVVDISHGEHIADGRVRNRIGDRNFTDRYIAGAGRRRWTLRRRVGARYLQLNVIPPDPVREVGLLRIALRPTELELPPPAEFDCDSAEACRLYRNSVRTLQLCMHEHYEDTPWREQSLYGCDSRNQMLFGYTVWGNYGFAAESLRLLARGQRRDGFLTLTAPSLSGPPIPAFSMIWVIALWEHYLYSGSRAVFDSCREQALRVAETVLALRDAETGLIHLPASGELWHFYEWCDGLEGNRRDSGDSQFEAPCSLFAVEMFDALFRLTGETAWIERADALRRAVYAFFWSPEKQCLLTRRDDGRTHELVQLLGLYTGAVPEEKRRTVLDGILAEKHLRVTPSSMPYLVRVLAEGPREAQLYLESRIEREFYPMLAEGSTTVWETAFGQADFNNAGSLCHGWSAVAVYYYHACVLGVRPEKPGFAEIRRSPVATARIRNMRGEIVTPSGRLVFER, encoded by the coding sequence ATGAGCATTGAAAAAGCGGTCTGGATCCGGGCGGCGGGCGAAGTCCTGCCCCATCAGTTTTCTCAGTTCAGGCGTCGTGTCGACCTGCCGGAGGCGGCGGAGGCCGTGCTTCGCGTCTCGGCCGATTCCGACTTCGTCGCATATTGGGACGGCCGCGAACTTATGCGCGGACAATTCAGCGATTATCCGGCGGAAAAAACATACAGTGAAATCCGGTTCCGCGCCGAAGCCGGAACGCATCTGCTCTTCTTCGACGTCTACTACTGCGGCATCGACTTTTCCACAGGAATCCGGGGCGATGCCGGGTTCTGGGCGGAGTTCGGGGCCGGAGACTCGATTTGCGGCAGCACTCCGGCATGGGAAGCCCGGATCAATCCCGCCTTTCTGCGCGACCGTCTCGACAAGCTGACCAGCCAGCTCGGCATGGTTGTCGGCTACGACGCGCGGTGCGAGGATGACGAGTCCGGCTGGTGCGCCGCCGTCGAATCGGCGCGCCGCGGCCGGCCGGTTCCGCGCCCGGTCCCGCTGCTCGTCAACCGGGAGCCGGTGCCGGGCAGGCTGATCCGGCGCGGTTCCCTGCGGCGGGAAAGCCGGGAAGGCTCCTATGCCGAGCAGGTCGCCGCCGACCGTTACGGCGACTCGCCCGGCAACGGCTTCTGGTTCCTCTACGATCTCGGCAGCGAATATGCGGGGCTGATCGAAACGGAGGTCGACCTGCCGCCCGGAACCGTCGTCGACATCTCCCACGGCGAACATATTGCCGACGGCCGCGTCCGCAACCGCATCGGCGACCGGAACTTCACGGACCGTTATATTGCGGGGGCGGGGCGCCGCCGCTGGACGCTGCGCCGCCGCGTCGGTGCGCGTTACCTGCAGCTGAACGTGATTCCGCCCGATCCGGTGCGGGAGGTCGGGCTCCTTCGGATCGCGCTGCGGCCGACCGAGCTTGAACTCCCGCCGCCGGCGGAGTTTGACTGCGATTCCGCCGAGGCCTGCAGACTGTACCGGAATTCGGTGCGTACGCTGCAGCTCTGCATGCACGAGCATTATGAGGATACGCCGTGGCGCGAGCAGTCGCTCTACGGCTGCGACTCCCGCAACCAGATGCTGTTCGGCTACACGGTCTGGGGCAACTACGGGTTTGCGGCCGAGTCGCTGCGGCTGCTCGCTCGCGGCCAGCGCCGGGACGGGTTTCTGACGCTGACCGCTCCGTCTCTCTCCGGTCCGCCGATTCCGGCATTCTCGATGATCTGGGTGATCGCGCTCTGGGAGCACTATCTGTACAGCGGTTCGCGCGCGGTATTCGACTCCTGCCGGGAGCAGGCGCTCCGGGTGGCCGAAACCGTTCTGGCGCTGCGGGACGCCGAAACCGGGCTGATACACTTGCCGGCCTCCGGCGAGCTCTGGCATTTCTACGAGTGGTGCGACGGTCTCGAAGGAAACCGCAGAGATTCCGGCGATTCACAGTTCGAAGCGCCCTGCAGCCTCTTCGCCGTCGAGATGTTCGATGCGCTGTTCCGCCTGACCGGGGAGACGGCCTGGATAGAGCGGGCCGACGCGCTGCGCCGCGCGGTTTACGCCTTTTTCTGGTCGCCGGAGAAGCAGTGTCTGCTGACCCGGAGAGACGACGGTCGCACCCACGAACTCGTCCAGCTGCTCGGGCTCTATACCGGCGCGGTTCCGGAAGAGAAACGCCGGACGGTGCTGGACGGGATTCTCGCGGAGAAGCACCTGCGCGTCACGCCGAGCTCGATGCCGTACCTGGTCCGGGTGCTGGCCGAAGGGCCGCGGGAGGCGCAGCTCTATCTGGAAAGCCGGATCGAGCGGGAATTTTATCCGATGCTGGCGGAGGGCTCCACGACGGTATGGGAAACCGCGTTCGGCCAGGCCGATTTCAACAATGCCGGCAGTCTCTGCCACGGCTGGAGCGCAGTCGCCGTGTACTATTATCACGCCTGTGTCCTCGGCGTCCGGCCGGAGAAGCCGGGATTCGCCGAAATCCGCCGGTCGCCGGTCGCGACCGCCCGCATCAGAAACATGCGCGGCGAGATCGTGACGCCATCGGGACGGCTTGTCTTCGAGCGGTAG
- a CDS encoding basic amino acid ABC transporter substrate-binding protein, producing MKLKLISAVPAALLLVFALSGCGRNDDRLVMVTEATFPPYEFREGGKIVGIDVDLMKAVAKKTGRELVVEDMSFDSVIAAVQAGKADVAASGITVTDERKRQVGFSRPYVTAQQVVIVPKDSEIRGSADLKGKRIGVQHGTTGDLYVTKNIREPERFPNGSLAVAALDAGKLDAVVLDGEPSKVHVALHENLVILDEPLTTEEYAIAVNRKNTALLEEINAVIDELRENGGLEKIKAKYVKQ from the coding sequence ATGAAACTGAAACTGATCTCCGCCGTTCCGGCCGCTCTGCTGCTGGTGTTTGCTTTGTCCGGCTGCGGCCGGAATGACGACAGACTTGTGATGGTGACCGAAGCCACGTTTCCGCCTTACGAGTTCCGCGAAGGCGGGAAAATCGTCGGCATCGACGTCGATCTGATGAAAGCCGTCGCCAAGAAAACCGGCCGCGAGCTCGTCGTCGAAGATATGAGCTTCGACTCGGTTATCGCGGCGGTGCAGGCCGGCAAGGCCGACGTCGCCGCTTCCGGAATCACCGTCACCGACGAACGGAAGCGCCAGGTCGGGTTCTCCCGTCCGTATGTCACGGCGCAGCAGGTCGTCATCGTGCCGAAGGATTCCGAGATCCGCGGCAGCGCCGATCTGAAGGGGAAACGCATCGGCGTCCAGCACGGCACGACCGGCGACCTCTATGTGACGAAGAACATCCGGGAGCCGGAGCGGTTCCCGAACGGTTCGCTTGCGGTCGCCGCGCTCGATGCGGGCAAGCTCGATGCCGTCGTGCTTGACGGGGAGCCTTCGAAGGTGCATGTCGCTCTGCACGAGAATCTGGTCATCCTCGATGAGCCGCTGACCACCGAGGAGTATGCGATCGCCGTCAACAGGAAGAATACGGCGCTGCTCGAAGAAATCAACGCCGTGATCGACGAACTCCGGGAAAACGGCGGACTCGAGAAGATCAAGGCGAAGTACGTCAAGCAGTAA
- a CDS encoding amino acid ABC transporter permease produces the protein MNAALNYLRSSWADFSESFYINFIKDDRWHYLSDGFLVTIEVAFCAVLVGVLVGFTVAVIRSTHDKTGKLRLLDFLCRVYLTVIRGTPVVVQLLIIYFVIFGSVNISKVLVAIVAFGVNSGAYVAEIIRGGIMSVDKGQFEAGRSLGLGYGQTMIYIILPQAFKNVLPALGNEFIVLLKETSVSGYIALQDLTKGGDIIRSQTYTAFLPLIAVAGIYLAVVMLFSWLLGKLERRLKNNE, from the coding sequence ATGAATGCGGCATTGAATTACTTACGGTCGAGCTGGGCGGATTTCAGCGAATCGTTTTACATCAACTTCATCAAGGATGATCGCTGGCATTATCTCTCCGACGGATTCCTCGTCACGATCGAGGTTGCCTTCTGCGCCGTGCTGGTCGGGGTGCTGGTCGGTTTTACGGTGGCGGTGATCCGTTCGACGCACGACAAGACCGGCAAGCTCCGGCTGCTCGATTTTCTCTGCCGCGTTTATCTGACCGTGATCCGCGGAACGCCGGTGGTCGTCCAACTGCTGATCATCTACTTCGTGATTTTCGGCTCGGTCAACATCAGCAAGGTGCTGGTGGCGATCGTCGCCTTCGGCGTGAACTCGGGGGCTTATGTCGCCGAGATCATCCGCGGCGGCATCATGTCGGTCGACAAAGGGCAGTTCGAGGCAGGGCGCAGCCTCGGACTCGGCTATGGGCAGACGATGATCTACATCATTCTGCCGCAGGCGTTCAAGAATGTCCTGCCGGCACTCGGCAACGAGTTCATCGTGCTGCTGAAGGAGACCAGCGTCTCCGGCTACATCGCGCTTCAGGACCTGACCAAGGGCGGCGACATCATCCGCAGCCAGACCTACACGGCGTTCCTGCCGCTCATCGCGGTCGCCGGAATCTATCTGGCCGTGGTCATGCTGTTCAGCTGGCTGCTCGGCAAACTCGAACGGAGACTCAAGAACAATGAATAA
- a CDS encoding amino acid ABC transporter ATP-binding protein — MNKAIDRSAPVFRINHLVKEFGPLRAVDDVSAEIFHGEAVFIIGPSGSGKSTFLRCLNLLEEPTSGEILFKGRKINAPKTPVNKFRQQVGMVFQHFNLFPHLTILENITIAPVKTGRSTRVEAVAKADALLKRIGLYAKRDAYPQQLSGGQKQRIAIVRSLVMNPDVILFDEPTSALDPEMVGEVLSLMKELAGEGLTMIVVTHEIGFAREVATRVMFMDRGRVLEEGEPGGFFNSPSNPRLRDFLSRVL, encoded by the coding sequence ATGAATAAGGCGATCGACAGAAGCGCTCCCGTGTTCAGGATCAACCATCTGGTGAAGGAGTTCGGTCCGCTTCGCGCGGTGGATGACGTTTCCGCTGAAATTTTTCACGGCGAAGCCGTTTTCATCATCGGGCCGTCCGGCTCCGGCAAGAGCACGTTCCTGCGCTGCCTGAATCTGCTTGAGGAGCCGACCTCCGGCGAGATCCTGTTCAAAGGCAGGAAGATCAATGCGCCGAAGACGCCGGTCAACAAGTTCCGGCAGCAGGTCGGAATGGTGTTTCAGCACTTCAATCTGTTCCCGCATCTGACGATTCTCGAGAACATCACGATCGCGCCGGTCAAAACCGGCCGGTCGACCCGCGTCGAGGCAGTGGCGAAGGCCGACGCGCTGCTGAAACGCATCGGGCTCTACGCGAAACGCGATGCGTACCCGCAGCAGCTCTCCGGCGGCCAGAAGCAGCGTATCGCGATCGTGCGTTCGCTGGTCATGAATCCGGATGTGATTCTGTTCGACGAGCCGACCTCGGCCCTCGATCCGGAAATGGTCGGCGAAGTGCTTTCGCTCATGAAGGAGCTCGCCGGGGAGGGGCTGACCATGATTGTGGTGACCCACGAGATCGGTTTCGCCCGCGAGGTCGCCACGCGCGTCATGTTCATGGACCGCGGCCGCGTTCTCGAGGAAGGGGAGCCCGGCGGATTCTTCAACAGTCCGTCGAATCCGCGGCTCCGCGACTTCCTCTCGCGGGTGCTGTGA